The proteins below come from a single Spirochaetota bacterium genomic window:
- a CDS encoding RNA polymerase sigma factor has translation MNEKEFAIIVGQTKAVVLQAVHRHLAAQFYEAIDDVVQETYIRAYRSLVAGKFKEKSSLETWLYRIAANEAKRMNKKLLRQEQKLQRLSHSIDYYPPEIHYDELSLMPVIEKLPEKYKDVIKLKALGNDETQIAGKLGIPKGTVKSRLSRGKLILYKLLQEEV, from the coding sequence ATGAACGAAAAAGAATTTGCAATAATTGTTGGTCAAACAAAGGCAGTTGTGCTGCAAGCTGTTCACAGGCATCTTGCAGCACAGTTTTATGAGGCAATTGATGATGTAGTCCAGGAAACGTATATACGGGCTTACCGAAGTTTAGTTGCAGGAAAATTCAAGGAAAAGTCATCACTTGAGACGTGGCTGTATCGCATAGCGGCAAATGAGGCAAAACGTATGAACAAGAAGCTACTGCGACAGGAGCAAAAACTTCAAAGGCTTTCACATAGTATAGATTATTATCCTCCTGAGATTCACTACGATGAACTATCGCTCATGCCTGTTATTGAAAAGCTCCCTGAAAAGTATAAAGATGTTATAAAACTGAAAGCCCTGGGCAATGATGAAACACAGATTGCAGGTAAGCTTGGTATTCCCAAAGGTACGGTAAAATCGCGCTTATCCCGAGGCAAACTGATTCTTTATAAGTTGTTACAGGAGGAAGTATGA
- a CDS encoding periplasmic heavy metal sensor, giving the protein MKKVFMYALALTLVTTVAFAQGPKGKGQCCDMPMKKGPIFGDVERLKQELGLSDAQVDKIVEINNLYEKRMLDIREKLAPKMVQLKKLLLEDEVDINAVRAKLKEIGDLRIELHILRIQHVMDIEKQLNKDQLKKLKAYKQMEMQRMEKMRPHGPMGFDEPMM; this is encoded by the coding sequence ATGAAAAAAGTTTTTATGTATGCTCTGGCTCTGACACTTGTTACAACGGTTGCATTTGCACAAGGGCCAAAAGGGAAAGGGCAATGTTGTGATATGCCCATGAAAAAGGGTCCAATCTTTGGCGATGTAGAGCGGCTTAAGCAGGAATTGGGGCTTTCCGATGCACAGGTTGATAAGATAGTTGAAATCAATAATCTGTATGAAAAGCGTATGCTTGATATACGGGAAAAATTAGCTCCAAAAATGGTACAATTAAAAAAGCTTTTACTTGAAGATGAAGTTGACATTAATGCAGTGCGAGCTAAACTGAAAGAGATAGGCGATTTACGGATTGAGCTTCATATACTAAGAATACAGCATGTTATGGATATTGAAAAACAGCTCAACAAAGACCAGTTAAAAAAGCTCAAAGCATACAAGCAGATGGAAATGCAAAGAATGGAAAAGATGCGCCCACATGGCCCAATGGGATTTGACGAACCAATGATGTAA
- a CDS encoding MarR family transcriptional regulator has product MKITSQNFIYSLSRIRHLAHTFLTEELKKVSITDIPPSFGDVFVIVTFKGPLSLKDISSYTYKDKSTITLIVKHMEKHGYFKRIVNPQDKRSFLIAPTNKSLALKKSFKTISEKMNKKLFYNLSEQEQQHLFILLEKVMANIK; this is encoded by the coding sequence ATGAAAATCACCAGCCAAAATTTTATATATTCTTTATCACGGATCAGACACCTGGCACATACATTTTTAACTGAAGAGTTAAAAAAAGTTTCAATTACCGATATACCACCTTCATTTGGCGACGTATTTGTTATCGTAACCTTTAAAGGCCCCCTCTCATTAAAGGACATCTCATCATATACCTATAAAGATAAATCAACAATCACGCTTATTGTAAAACATATGGAAAAACATGGCTATTTTAAACGCATTGTCAATCCACAGGATAAACGAAGTTTTCTAATTGCCCCTACAAATAAATCTCTGGCTTTAAAAAAATCTTTTAAAACTATCTCTGAAAAAATGAATAAAAAGCTTTTCTATAATTTATCAGAGCAAGAACAACAACATCTTTTTATACTCTTAGAAAAGGTTATGGCAAATATTAAGTAG
- a CDS encoding 4Fe-4S binding protein codes for MDSYETLQQILDSHPSTAPKTKTFMEILHILFTPQEAQLATYMSFKGKTVKDIAAASHMDMELARQILEQMANKAIIYTAKKDNEILYGLVPTIPGLFEFPFMKGMTTETHKKLAQLWEKYHHEALGNSFSGNPTPLMRVLPVDTAIEPGIVIHPFEEARKLIEKAHYIALTNCACRVSVHKCDKPLDVCMIFDGAAEFLVDRGYAWKASVDQTINALMKSEKAGLVHTSNNSKDRATVICNCCPCCCTVLRGRTQAGNINAFSTSRFEAKIDINNCSGCEACANGRCPMNAISMDNGMASVDASQCIGCGLCASVCTSHAITLIERTSTPDIPATVTEMGIKVAQEKGRLDRFIEVMKK; via the coding sequence ATGGATAGTTATGAAACATTACAGCAGATACTTGACTCACACCCATCCACCGCTCCAAAAACCAAAACATTTATGGAAATTTTACACATATTGTTTACACCGCAGGAAGCTCAACTTGCAACGTATATGAGTTTTAAAGGTAAAACCGTGAAAGATATTGCAGCAGCTTCGCATATGGACATGGAATTAGCACGCCAGATACTGGAACAGATGGCAAATAAAGCCATTATTTACACTGCAAAAAAGGATAACGAAATACTCTATGGGCTTGTTCCAACCATACCAGGATTATTTGAATTTCCTTTTATGAAAGGCATGACAACCGAAACGCATAAAAAGCTTGCACAGCTGTGGGAAAAGTACCATCATGAAGCATTAGGTAATTCATTCAGTGGCAATCCCACACCGCTCATGCGAGTATTGCCCGTTGATACTGCTATAGAACCTGGCATTGTTATTCATCCCTTTGAAGAAGCACGAAAACTCATTGAAAAAGCTCATTATATTGCTCTTACCAACTGTGCATGTCGTGTAAGTGTCCATAAATGTGATAAACCACTTGATGTGTGCATGATATTTGATGGCGCTGCTGAATTCCTTGTTGACCGAGGATATGCCTGGAAGGCAAGTGTTGACCAAACAATCAATGCATTAATGAAAAGCGAGAAAGCCGGGCTGGTTCATACCAGTAATAACAGCAAAGACCGAGCCACAGTTATTTGCAATTGCTGTCCATGTTGCTGTACTGTGCTTAGAGGAAGAACTCAAGCTGGGAATATCAATGCATTCAGCACAAGCCGCTTTGAAGCAAAAATTGATATAAACAATTGCTCTGGCTGTGAAGCATGTGCAAATGGCCGATGCCCAATGAATGCTATAAGCATGGATAATGGTATGGCTTCCGTAGATGCATCACAATGTATTGGATGTGGCCTTTGTGCAAGTGTCTGCACTTCACATGCAATTACATTAATTGAAAGAACATCAACACCTGATATACCAGCTACCGTAACAGAGATGGGAATTAAAGTAGCACAGGAAAAAGGAAGATTGGATAGATTTATTGAAGTTATGAAGAAATAA
- a CDS encoding chalcone isomerase family protein yields the protein MRKSVVVVIALLVAVCMMSDVFSLSIGGKELVKKGTGKRTKGILGTVYYATLWVPESLKTADAKAIVEADEPMAVVLVIDSVLLNKERFLEATKEGFAQAASSGYATAKQDAFLKLFDAVEFKKGDVIQLGYDPKAGITAVFTKTETKKTTTLGSVAGLDLKKALFAIWLGPKPVQESLKKAMLGM from the coding sequence ATGCGTAAAAGTGTGGTAGTTGTTATAGCATTACTGGTTGCCGTTTGCATGATGTCAGATGTTTTTTCGCTGAGTATTGGAGGCAAGGAGCTGGTAAAAAAAGGTACTGGCAAAAGAACAAAAGGGATATTAGGTACTGTGTATTATGCAACACTTTGGGTACCTGAAAGCCTTAAAACAGCTGATGCAAAAGCCATTGTTGAAGCTGATGAGCCAATGGCAGTAGTACTGGTTATAGATTCGGTATTGTTAAACAAAGAAAGATTTTTAGAAGCAACCAAAGAGGGTTTTGCACAGGCTGCATCAAGTGGGTATGCAACTGCCAAACAGGACGCTTTCTTAAAGCTTTTTGATGCTGTTGAATTCAAGAAAGGTGATGTAATCCAGTTGGGATATGACCCCAAAGCAGGAATTACAGCAGTGTTTACTAAAACAGAAACAAAGAAAACAACCACATTGGGTTCTGTTGCAGGGCTTGATCTTAAGAAAGCATTGTTTGCAATATGGCTTGGACCAAAGCCAGTTCAGGAAAGCCTCAAGAAGGCAATGTTAGGAATGTAA
- a CDS encoding HAD-IB family phosphatase — protein MQQNNTTYSIFCDFDGTITTVETFVGMCKTFAPDLFDEIGRKMWNKELTIRQGVRQLLESLPSSLYKDMLAYIDDKEIRPGFGEFLEYCNNRSIPVIIISGGLYDSVVRKLGNLKEYVTAVYAAKIDASGEYLKVYSEYEHEGELVAKAAIMSNYRHPCKIAIGDGPTDIEMAKYADIVFARGLLKKFLPKDKEYYEWDDFFDVMDTLSIILEQKIF, from the coding sequence ATGCAACAAAACAATACTACATACAGCATATTCTGTGACTTTGATGGCACTATAACTACCGTTGAGACATTTGTGGGAATGTGTAAAACCTTTGCTCCGGATTTATTTGATGAAATTGGCAGAAAGATGTGGAATAAAGAGCTTACCATCAGACAGGGTGTGCGACAGTTACTTGAATCTTTACCCTCTTCATTATATAAAGATATGCTGGCATACATCGATGATAAAGAAATACGGCCGGGATTTGGAGAGTTTCTGGAATATTGCAATAATAGATCCATCCCTGTTATTATTATATCTGGCGGATTATACGATAGCGTGGTGCGAAAGTTAGGCAATCTGAAAGAATACGTAACCGCAGTCTATGCAGCAAAGATTGATGCAAGCGGTGAGTATCTCAAAGTATATTCTGAGTATGAGCATGAAGGTGAACTGGTGGCAAAGGCTGCCATTATGAGTAACTATCGCCACCCGTGCAAAATAGCTATTGGTGATGGTCCTACTGATATTGAGATGGCAAAGTATGCTGATATAGTGTTTGCCCGGGGCCTTTTAAAAAAGTTTTTACCAAAAGATAAAGAATACTATGAATGGGATGATTTTTTTGATGTTATGGATACATTATCGATTATACTAGAACAGAAAATTTTTTAA
- a CDS encoding methyl-accepting chemotaxis protein, producing the protein METKYTARQVLEIKSSGTYIILFIIIAVIAHIFQILGKVDILEILRLSFISTICILLAYFIYKRKKLLKSTGVFEWILGFISVNIPLAAKFAYAQKYDWTFALESYNSSVLMVILLVMLQLYFNRRLMAFYTGYTVVTWTAFVLVAIAHGAVIHWDATLDGKPVHGFIIFREIFFIMITAVFGILASRNIKVVQQYDDRSTKQLSIIQEQSDVQRQLNETIKEKVADLLEQVKQQDILTVKFNEKMQNQASTFEEISATLEELLGSAESIARISEEQVGGNEMMETIVSEFKVIKNETRQNLDKTIQEVENVVARTGNANERIKEVEATINQIREQSQKIGDTINVIVDIADKINLLSLNASIEAARAGEYGRGFAVVADEIGKLAFQTSESIKDIEKVLIQSTKTTETGVEVIRTTAEMLKDLIARMAESSSKIKILQDSVTVEERYIKNIIDQMEKNVELAKNIGAGTEEQKAAIEASAKAIEHMNEVVSQMVDEIQQLAHTSRSILNNATALLEKSQGDSSLD; encoded by the coding sequence ATGGAAACAAAATATACAGCACGACAGGTTCTGGAAATAAAATCAAGTGGAACATATATTATACTATTTATAATAATAGCGGTCATTGCCCATATATTCCAGATATTGGGGAAAGTTGATATTCTGGAAATTTTACGGCTATCGTTTATCAGTACCATTTGTATATTACTGGCATATTTCATCTATAAAAGAAAAAAATTACTAAAATCAACTGGCGTTTTTGAATGGATTCTGGGATTTATCAGTGTTAATATACCCTTAGCAGCCAAGTTTGCCTATGCACAAAAGTATGACTGGACATTTGCGCTTGAGTCGTATAATAGCTCAGTTCTTATGGTTATATTACTGGTAATGCTGCAACTATACTTCAATCGGCGGCTTATGGCCTTTTACACTGGCTATACGGTAGTAACATGGACTGCGTTTGTATTAGTGGCGATAGCTCATGGAGCAGTCATACACTGGGATGCAACACTTGATGGCAAGCCGGTCCACGGTTTTATAATATTTCGCGAGATTTTCTTTATCATGATTACTGCTGTATTTGGTATATTAGCTTCACGGAATATAAAAGTAGTTCAGCAGTATGATGACCGCTCCACCAAACAACTATCTATTATTCAGGAACAATCGGATGTACAACGACAACTCAACGAAACTATCAAAGAAAAGGTAGCAGATTTACTGGAACAGGTTAAACAGCAGGACATACTCACTGTAAAATTTAACGAAAAGATGCAGAATCAGGCTTCAACCTTTGAAGAAATATCCGCAACACTGGAAGAACTGCTGGGTTCAGCGGAAAGCATTGCACGCATTTCCGAAGAGCAGGTGGGTGGCAATGAGATGATGGAAACCATTGTTAGCGAGTTCAAAGTTATAAAAAACGAAACACGGCAAAATTTAGATAAAACAATTCAGGAAGTTGAAAATGTTGTTGCGCGTACAGGCAATGCTAACGAAAGAATCAAAGAGGTGGAGGCAACCATCAATCAGATACGTGAGCAAAGTCAGAAAATTGGTGACACTATTAACGTAATAGTTGATATTGCTGATAAAATAAATTTACTATCACTTAACGCTAGCATTGAGGCTGCGCGTGCAGGCGAGTATGGTAGGGGATTTGCAGTGGTAGCGGATGAAATTGGCAAACTGGCCTTTCAAACATCTGAGAGTATCAAAGATATTGAAAAGGTGCTGATACAGAGCACAAAAACTACTGAAACTGGTGTGGAAGTTATCAGGACTACTGCTGAGATGTTAAAGGATCTGATTGCTCGTATGGCCGAAAGCTCATCAAAGATTAAAATACTGCAGGATAGTGTAACTGTTGAAGAGCGGTACATAAAAAATATCATTGACCAGATGGAAAAAAACGTTGAATTGGCAAAAAATATTGGTGCTGGTACTGAAGAGCAAAAAGCAGCAATTGAAGCAAGCGCAAAAGCCATTGAACATATGAATGAGGTTGTTTCTCAGATGGTTGATGAAATCCAGCAGCTTGCGCATACTTCCCGAAGCATTTTGAACAATGCAACAGCGCTTTTAGAAAAATCGCAGGGCGATAGTTCATTGGATTAA
- a CDS encoding MFS transporter — MNTINIATLNKKRYLHVLLPLFAGSIIAYLDRVNIAYAALTMNTDLGFSAEIFGIGAGIFFVGYILFEIPGAIIAEKWNPKGWLMRIMITWGIVSFFMAFITKPWHFYLLRFLLGSAEASFYPVLYASMIPRWFTPEERPKAIALMLTSLQVSAIIGSPLAGLLLDISAFGLKGWQLLFICEAIPALLFGILLYFILSNDPQQVSWLTDAEKKYLKDELSHEQTQKGQHYTVWQALKDKEVLKLALIYFLWITGFWGFNYWMPTVIKELSGWSNIAIGLLFAIPMTLSLIVMVYIGHSSSKTGEKRLHGAVPLGIAAIGLGAGVFIKDPAINMIFVSLAAIGVFGPFGVWWSYPTTFLSGAAAAGAIGLINSSGNIGGYVGPYLIGIIKDITNSFEISFVILACMVLTSGIMMLTLKKKV; from the coding sequence ATGAATACTATTAACATTGCAACATTAAACAAAAAACGCTATCTGCATGTATTACTCCCTCTTTTTGCTGGTTCAATTATTGCATATTTAGATAGAGTTAATATAGCATACGCAGCTCTTACCATGAATACGGATTTAGGTTTCTCTGCCGAAATATTTGGCATAGGTGCCGGCATTTTTTTTGTGGGCTATATACTCTTTGAAATTCCCGGGGCAATCATTGCTGAAAAGTGGAATCCCAAAGGGTGGCTCATGCGTATCATGATTACCTGGGGAATAGTATCTTTTTTCATGGCATTTATCACCAAACCATGGCATTTTTATCTGTTGCGCTTTTTACTGGGCAGTGCTGAGGCAAGCTTTTACCCGGTATTATATGCAAGCATGATACCTCGCTGGTTTACACCAGAAGAGCGCCCTAAAGCCATTGCCCTTATGCTTACATCACTTCAGGTTTCAGCAATAATTGGATCTCCTCTTGCAGGGCTTTTACTGGATATATCAGCGTTTGGCCTTAAAGGCTGGCAACTTTTATTTATATGCGAAGCAATACCAGCACTGTTATTTGGAATACTTCTATACTTTATTCTTTCAAATGACCCACAGCAGGTCAGCTGGCTCACTGATGCTGAAAAGAAGTATTTGAAGGATGAGCTATCGCATGAGCAAACACAAAAAGGGCAGCATTACACAGTATGGCAGGCACTCAAAGATAAAGAAGTATTGAAGCTTGCACTCATCTATTTTCTATGGATAACCGGCTTCTGGGGTTTCAATTACTGGATGCCAACAGTCATTAAGGAGTTATCCGGCTGGTCAAATATTGCCATTGGCCTTCTTTTTGCCATTCCCATGACATTGTCTCTTATTGTCATGGTGTATATTGGTCACTCATCCTCAAAAACTGGTGAAAAGCGCCTCCATGGCGCAGTTCCGCTTGGCATTGCTGCTATAGGACTGGGTGCTGGTGTTTTTATCAAAGACCCAGCAATTAACATGATTTTTGTATCCTTAGCAGCAATTGGTGTTTTTGGTCCTTTTGGAGTATGGTGGTCATACCCAACAACATTTCTGTCCGGGGCAGCAGCTGCCGGAGCTATTGGCCTTATCAATTCATCCGGAAATATTGGTGGGTATGTTGGCCCTTATCTTATAGGCATTATTAAGGATATTACCAACTCATTTGAAATATCATTTGTTATCCTTGCATGTATGGTGCTGACATCTGGCATCATGATGCTCACACTGAAAAAGAAGGTGTAA
- a CDS encoding cob(I)yrinic acid a,c-diamide adenosyltransferase encodes MKGFVQCYTGNGKGKTTAAIGLAIRAAGWGKHSIIIQFLKGQKSGEQIALKRFNDLITIETYGTKNFYIPGNNDAEYKALAHKAYNRCMEVCGDSFYEIIICDEILTALHFKLITMKDIIALIKTRRNDAELILTGRGLPKKLHPYCDLITEMKDIKHYYEKGVNARKGIEW; translated from the coding sequence ATGAAAGGTTTTGTGCAATGCTATACCGGCAATGGAAAAGGAAAGACAACTGCGGCAATAGGGCTTGCTATCCGGGCAGCTGGCTGGGGCAAGCATTCAATTATCATTCAATTTTTAAAGGGGCAAAAGTCCGGTGAACAGATAGCACTTAAGCGATTTAACGATTTAATAACAATTGAAACATACGGTACCAAAAACTTTTATATTCCCGGCAACAATGATGCTGAATATAAAGCATTAGCACACAAAGCATACAACCGCTGTATGGAAGTTTGTGGCGATAGTTTTTACGAGATAATTATCTGTGATGAAATACTGACAGCGCTCCATTTCAAGCTAATTACCATGAAAGATATCATTGCATTGATAAAAACCAGGCGAAATGATGCAGAATTAATACTAACCGGTAGAGGGCTTCCCAAAAAACTGCATCCATACTGTGACCTTATAACTGAGATGAAAGATATCAAACATTATTATGAGAAGGGAGTTAATGCACGAAAAGGAATAGAATGGTGA
- the acs gene encoding acetate--CoA ligase yields MAEVTLKEIYPVPEKFRKKAYIKSREEYEKMWKESLANPEGFWGKIAEEYVTWFKKWDKVMDCNYGTTAKDLWVRWFVNGKLNVSYNCLDRHLEKRGNQVALIWEGNEPTEDKKFTYKELHEQVCKFANVLKKNGVKKGDRVTFFLPMIPELAIGILACTRIGAIHSVVFGGFSAEALRDRIQDCKSEVVVSCDGTFRGAKAVPQKDNADKAIAECPTVRLHIVVKRVGDKIQVNWNDKMDKWYEEEMAKVDANCPPEEMDAEDPLFILYTSGSTGKPKGVMHTTGGYLTYVAFTHKMIFDYHDGDIYWCTADIGWVTGHSYIVYGPLANGATTIMFEGVPTYPDFGRFWAIVEKYKVNIFYTAPTAIRALAKEGDSWVEKHDISSIQLLGSVGEPLNPEAWNWYYHKIGRGECPIVDTWWQTETGGILITPLPGAIDIKPAMATVPFFGVEPCIVDDNGTELEGVCTGNLCIKRSWPGQMRGVYGDPERFFNTYFTQFPGKYFTGDGCKRDKDGYYQITGRVDDVINVSGHRMGTAEIESALVAHPKVAESAVVGYPHEIKGQSIYAFVTLKTGVEKSDELKKELVAHVRKEIGPIATPEMIQWADALPKTRSGKIMRRILKKIAAGEFDKSGMGDTSTLADPTVVDTLINDAKKLQGK; encoded by the coding sequence ATGGCAGAAGTTACATTAAAAGAGATTTACCCGGTTCCTGAGAAATTCCGCAAGAAAGCGTATATAAAGAGCCGGGAAGAGTACGAAAAGATGTGGAAAGAATCACTGGCAAATCCAGAAGGCTTCTGGGGAAAAATTGCCGAAGAGTATGTTACCTGGTTCAAGAAATGGGACAAGGTAATGGATTGCAACTATGGAACTACCGCTAAGGATCTGTGGGTACGTTGGTTTGTCAATGGAAAGTTAAACGTATCCTACAACTGTCTTGACAGACATCTGGAAAAACGCGGCAACCAGGTTGCGCTGATCTGGGAAGGCAATGAGCCCACTGAAGACAAAAAGTTCACCTACAAAGAACTGCACGAGCAGGTATGTAAGTTTGCCAATGTATTGAAGAAGAATGGTGTAAAAAAAGGCGACCGCGTTACATTCTTCCTTCCTATGATTCCTGAGCTTGCTATTGGTATTTTGGCATGTACACGAATTGGTGCTATCCACTCGGTAGTATTTGGTGGTTTCTCTGCTGAAGCGCTTCGTGACCGAATTCAGGACTGTAAATCAGAAGTTGTAGTGTCCTGCGACGGTACATTCCGTGGGGCAAAGGCTGTTCCACAGAAAGACAATGCTGATAAAGCTATTGCTGAATGTCCAACTGTTCGCCTGCACATCGTTGTAAAACGGGTTGGCGATAAGATCCAGGTTAACTGGAATGACAAAATGGATAAGTGGTATGAAGAAGAAATGGCAAAGGTTGATGCCAATTGCCCACCAGAAGAAATGGATGCTGAAGACCCACTATTCATTCTGTATACTTCTGGATCAACCGGAAAACCAAAAGGTGTTATGCATACAACCGGTGGATATTTAACCTATGTTGCATTTACACACAAGATGATTTTTGACTACCATGATGGTGACATCTACTGGTGTACTGCTGACATTGGGTGGGTAACCGGTCACTCTTACATTGTATATGGACCACTTGCAAATGGTGCAACCACTATTATGTTTGAAGGTGTTCCAACATACCCGGACTTTGGAAGATTCTGGGCAATCGTTGAAAAATATAAAGTTAATATTTTCTACACAGCTCCAACAGCTATCCGTGCACTGGCAAAAGAAGGCGACAGCTGGGTTGAAAAGCATGACATTTCATCAATACAGCTGCTTGGTTCAGTTGGTGAACCGTTGAATCCAGAAGCATGGAACTGGTACTATCATAAGATAGGCAGGGGTGAGTGTCCAATAGTTGATACATGGTGGCAGACAGAAACTGGTGGAATCCTCATTACTCCACTACCAGGTGCAATTGACATTAAGCCAGCTATGGCTACTGTTCCATTCTTTGGCGTTGAACCATGTATTGTTGATGATAATGGCACTGAACTTGAAGGTGTATGCACAGGCAACCTGTGCATCAAGCGATCATGGCCAGGCCAGATGCGAGGTGTATACGGGGATCCAGAAAGATTCTTCAATACCTACTTTACACAGTTCCCTGGCAAGTACTTCACCGGTGACGGCTGTAAACGTGATAAAGATGGTTACTACCAGATCACTGGCCGTGTTGACGACGTTATCAACGTATCCGGCCACCGTATGGGAACTGCTGAAATTGAATCAGCTCTTGTAGCTCATCCAAAAGTAGCTGAATCTGCTGTTGTTGGCTACCCACATGAAATTAAAGGTCAGTCAATCTATGCATTCGTAACTCTTAAGACTGGTGTGGAAAAATCTGATGAGCTTAAAAAAGAGCTTGTTGCTCACGTTCGTAAGGAGATTGGACCAATTGCAACTCCTGAAATGATACAGTGGGCAGATGCACTTCCCAAGACCCGTTCAGGTAAGATAATGCGCCGAATCTTAAAGAAGATTGCAGCAGGAGAATTTGATAAATCAGGTATGGGTGACACTTCAACACTGGCAGATCCAACTGTTGTTGATACACTCATCAATGATGCAAAGAAACTTCAGGGCAAGTAA
- a CDS encoding TetR/AcrR family transcriptional regulator: MIKRKQQQILTTAEAMFNRFGIKKTAVDDIARDARVAKATIYNYFGNKEGLLKALITQKIQQFESRLLKTAETAINPVDVIKSLIQEHIRLFITNPFINDPALQDNELKEELSQKEEHLLQKIVQQASVKGLLKSGDSNQIIHTLLLLLKGMESSIKNISFSMDSLNNSINFISETFFKNKAKEEHNGTA; this comes from the coding sequence ATGATTAAACGAAAACAACAACAGATTTTAACCACAGCCGAAGCAATGTTTAACCGTTTTGGCATAAAAAAAACAGCGGTTGATGACATAGCCCGCGATGCCAGGGTTGCCAAAGCCACTATCTATAATTATTTTGGCAACAAAGAAGGTTTGCTTAAGGCCTTAATTACACAAAAAATACAGCAATTTGAATCGCGTTTACTGAAAACTGCTGAAACAGCCATAAATCCTGTAGATGTAATCAAATCATTAATCCAGGAGCACATACGCCTTTTTATCACCAACCCTTTCATTAACGACCCCGCGCTGCAGGATAACGAATTAAAAGAAGAACTCAGTCAAAAGGAAGAACATCTTTTACAAAAAATAGTACAGCAGGCATCCGTAAAAGGATTATTAAAAAGCGGCGATAGTAACCAGATAATTCATACACTGCTACTACTACTCAAAGGCATGGAATCATCCATTAAAAACATCTCGTTTTCAATGGATTCATTGAATAACAGCATCAATTTTATTTCAGAGACATTCTTTAAAAATAAGGCAAAGGAGGAACATAATGGCACAGCTTAA
- a CDS encoding putative ABC transporter permease has protein sequence MAQLNVMLFEFIVFSVAGWMLEVVYRSLTNKRFVNPGFLTGPYLPIYGTGALVITSIAYATTHLPVLYKFAIYFIALSLLEYVTGAILYIITGKRYWDYTDEPLNIQGHVCLPFSVIWGMLALAFEFAILPLFSYFVASLNTVIINTAISFGITLMIIDYMVTHTIVQKLLHARLPVFNPIQYRLGLIKLQNDALISLRGFVDTALSYRKKFSIIKPLQANKIMRLFKKRYTALISTIRNKNEKHN, from the coding sequence ATGGCACAGCTTAATGTGATGCTGTTTGAATTCATTGTTTTTTCGGTTGCAGGATGGATGCTTGAGGTTGTTTACCGCTCACTAACCAATAAACGTTTTGTAAATCCTGGCTTTTTAACAGGGCCATACCTGCCTATCTATGGCACCGGCGCTCTTGTTATTACCTCTATTGCGTATGCCACCACACATCTTCCCGTACTCTATAAATTTGCCATTTATTTCATAGCATTAAGCCTGCTTGAATACGTAACCGGTGCTATCCTGTATATAATAACTGGCAAACGATACTGGGATTACACCGATGAACCCCTGAATATACAGGGACATGTATGCTTACCATTTTCGGTTATATGGGGTATGTTAGCGTTAGCATTTGAATTTGCTATTTTGCCCCTGTTTAGCTATTTTGTTGCTTCACTGAATACGGTTATCATTAATACAGCAATAAGCTTTGGCATAACACTCATGATTATTGATTATATGGTAACTCATACTATTGTACAAAAATTACTCCATGCACGATTGCCTGTTTTTAATCCCATCCAGTATAGGTTGGGACTTATTAAACTTCAGAATGATGCTCTCATCTCATTGCGCGGTTTTGTGGATACGGCTCTTTCATACAGAAAAAAATTTTCTATTATAAAACCTCTACAAGCAAATAAAATTATGAGATTATTCAAAAAGAGATATACTGCACTAATCAGCACCATTCGTAATAAAAACGAAAAACACAACTGA